In one window of Campylobacter hepaticus DNA:
- the rsmH gene encoding 16S rRNA (cytosine(1402)-N(4))-methyltransferase RsmH — protein MKIPHIPVLLHEVEEIFKNLKTGYFLDCTLGFGGHSETLLKNHPHMHFIACDQDKQALEFSKKRLKVFDDRIIFMQSNFSEILQKISDKNKLKGILADIGVSSFQLDNNERGFSLNSDFLDMRMNQNAKISAFDIVNTYTKEQLAFIFKEYGQLYNAYFIAEKICYARKKKVITSAKELHEIIGKMKQNHRKISQANLVFQAIRIEVNQELQVLKKFLQDLEVLKLQDCILAIISFHSLEDKIIKTFFKKWAKTCICDEKTLRCECGNNHSLGQIINKKIIKANEEELSNNSRASSAKMRTFHFKTLDHKC, from the coding sequence TTGAAAATTCCCCATATCCCAGTTTTGCTCCATGAAGTAGAAGAAATTTTTAAAAATCTTAAAACAGGTTATTTTTTAGACTGCACCCTAGGCTTTGGTGGACATAGCGAAACTTTACTTAAAAATCACCCTCACATGCATTTTATCGCTTGTGATCAAGATAAACAAGCATTAGAATTTTCTAAAAAAAGATTAAAAGTTTTTGATGATAGAATTATTTTTATGCAAAGTAATTTTAGTGAAATTTTACAAAAAATTAGCGATAAAAACAAACTCAAAGGCATTTTAGCTGATATTGGTGTTTCCTCATTTCAACTTGACAATAATGAGAGAGGATTTAGCTTAAATTCTGATTTTTTAGATATGAGAATGAATCAAAATGCTAAAATATCAGCTTTTGATATTGTTAACACCTATACAAAAGAACAACTAGCTTTTATTTTTAAAGAATACGGACAATTGTATAATGCTTACTTTATTGCTGAAAAAATTTGTTATGCACGAAAGAAAAAAGTAATTACAAGTGCTAAAGAACTTCATGAAATTATAGGAAAAATGAAGCAAAATCATAGAAAAATATCTCAAGCAAATTTAGTATTTCAAGCTATTAGAATAGAAGTAAATCAAGAACTTCAAGTACTTAAAAAATTTCTGCAAGACTTAGAAGTTTTAAAACTTCAAGATTGTATTTTAGCTATTATTAGTTTTCACTCTTTAGAGGATAAAATTATAAAAACTTTTTTCAAAAAATGGGCAAAAACTTGTATATGCGATGAAAAAACATTGCGTTGTGAGTGCGGAAATAATCACAGCTTAGGTCAAATCATAAATAAAAAAATTATAAAAGCAAATGAAGAAGAACTTTCAAATAATTCTCGAGCAAGCTCGGCTAAAATGCGTACTTTTCATTTTAAAACCTTGGATCATAAATGTTAG
- a CDS encoding chemotaxis protein: MTQEELDALMNGEVDLDLESKEQIQDKESEVEEDTLMLEDVKIADYKPNPSVVWPPPPPNQEHKVVHQLDDVTRDSELKATEMMDKLESINNFFADSENLTKEINKALEKNIDIFSKLSEKFPNVVSFNETLELNKTIKKNVNDMVANLQSGQDEVMMAMDAMQYQDIHRQKIERVINVMRALSRYMSSLFEGKIDDKKRVSSAVHIEGDNTADIVSNDDIEALIASLGQK; encoded by the coding sequence ATGACACAAGAAGAGCTTGATGCTTTAATGAATGGCGAAGTTGATCTTGATTTAGAATCAAAAGAGCAAATACAAGATAAAGAATCTGAAGTTGAAGAAGATACTTTAATGTTGGAAGATGTAAAAATAGCTGATTACAAGCCTAATCCTAGTGTAGTGTGGCCACCACCCCCACCAAATCAAGAACATAAAGTTGTACATCAGCTTGATGATGTAACAAGAGATAGCGAGCTTAAAGCCACTGAAATGATGGATAAACTTGAAAGTATTAATAATTTTTTTGCAGATTCTGAAAATTTAACTAAAGAGATCAATAAAGCATTGGAAAAAAATATTGATATTTTTTCTAAACTTAGTGAAAAATTTCCCAATGTAGTAAGTTTTAATGAGACCTTAGAATTAAATAAGACGATTAAAAAAAATGTTAATGATATGGTTGCTAATCTTCAAAGTGGACAAGATGAAGTGATGATGGCTATGGATGCAATGCAATATCAAGATATCCATCGTCAAAAAATTGAACGTGTTATTAATGTTATGCGCGCTTTAAGCCGTTATATGAGTTCGCTTTTTGAAGGTAAAATTGATGATAAAAAGCGAGTAAGTTCTGCTGTTCATATTGAAGGTGACAATACTGCTGATATTGTAAGCAATGATGATATAGAAGCTTTAATTGCAAGTTTAGGACAAAAATGA
- the flgG gene encoding flagellar basal-body rod protein FlgG, with the protein MMRSLHTAATGMIAQQTQIDVTSNNISNVNTAGFKKSRAEFADLMYQVMKYAGTSTSSTTLSPSGIEVGVGVRPTAITKVFTEGNLKSTSTDGLDMAIAGNGFFQIQLPDGTIAYTRNGQFTRDNEGNIVNSDGYKLLPEMTVPEGALGISVAKDGTVSVMLPGEQQETQIGQIELVQFINPAGLHSMGDNLYLETGASGAPVAGIAGQDGLGSIKHGFIELSNVQLVEEMTDLITGQRAYEAGSKAITTSDEMLGIVNQLKR; encoded by the coding sequence ATGATGAGATCTCTTCATACTGCAGCTACAGGGATGATAGCGCAGCAAACTCAAATTGATGTTACTTCAAATAATATTTCCAATGTTAATACGGCAGGATTTAAAAAAAGTCGTGCAGAATTTGCTGATCTTATGTATCAAGTTATGAAGTATGCAGGAACTTCAACTTCATCAACAACCCTTTCTCCCTCTGGTATAGAAGTAGGAGTTGGGGTGCGTCCTACAGCAATAACTAAGGTTTTTACTGAGGGTAATTTAAAATCAACAAGTACAGATGGGCTTGATATGGCTATTGCAGGCAATGGATTTTTTCAAATTCAGCTTCCAGATGGTACTATAGCGTATACTAGAAATGGACAATTTACAAGAGATAATGAAGGTAATATTGTAAATTCGGATGGCTATAAACTTTTACCTGAAATGACTGTACCTGAAGGTGCCTTAGGCATTAGTGTTGCTAAAGATGGAACTGTTTCTGTTATGCTTCCAGGAGAACAACAAGAAACCCAAATTGGTCAAATAGAACTTGTTCAATTTATTAATCCGGCAGGATTACATTCTATGGGAGATAATCTTTATCTTGAAACAGGAGCAAGTGGAGCTCCTGTAGCAGGTATAGCTGGGCAAGATGGACTTGGAAGCATTAAACATGGATTTATAGAGCTTAGCAATGTTCAACTCGTTGAAGAGATGACAGATCTTATTACAGGACAAAGAGCTTATGAGGCGGGTTCAAAAGCTATAACAACTAGTGATGAAATGCTTGGTATAGTAAATCAGCTTAAAAGATAA
- a CDS encoding flagellar hook-basal body protein, translating to MQNGYYQATGGMVTQLNKLDVITNNLANINTSGYKRDDVVIADFKRIFKETQDELPIENHTRDASRFVNTTIDSIPQVSQEYTDFSLGSLKATNNPLDLAITREYVFYLVKTKDGEIRLSKDGNFQLDDEGYLVNKQGYQVLSTYYFNNPQNAGIRIPNGANKINVDKNGVIEVDGLENSKLFIAQVDDIRALQKDGDNVYKIDDLTRIRHLDHSNAIYQGFSQGSNVNPVTEMVALIEVNRMVEMYQKVMTAHMDDLNQEAINKLASVK from the coding sequence ATGCAAAATGGATATTATCAAGCAACAGGTGGAATGGTAACTCAGTTAAACAAACTTGATGTTATTACTAATAATCTTGCCAATATTAATACAAGCGGTTATAAAAGAGATGATGTTGTCATTGCAGATTTTAAAAGGATTTTTAAAGAAACTCAAGATGAGTTACCTATAGAAAATCATACAAGAGATGCATCGCGTTTTGTGAATACTACTATAGATAGTATTCCTCAGGTTTCTCAAGAATATACAGATTTTAGCTTAGGTTCTTTAAAAGCTACTAATAATCCTTTAGATTTAGCAATAACACGAGAATATGTTTTTTATTTGGTTAAAACTAAAGATGGGGAAATAAGATTGAGTAAAGATGGAAATTTTCAACTTGATGATGAAGGTTATTTAGTAAATAAGCAAGGTTATCAGGTTTTAAGTACGTATTATTTTAATAATCCTCAAAATGCAGGAATTCGTATTCCAAATGGTGCTAATAAAATTAATGTAGATAAAAATGGCGTTATTGAAGTTGATGGACTTGAAAATTCTAAATTATTTATAGCTCAAGTTGATGATATAAGAGCATTGCAAAAAGATGGAGATAATGTTTATAAAATTGATGATTTAACTCGCATTAGGCATTTAGATCATTCTAATGCTATCTATCAAGGTTTTTCTCAAGGATCAAATGTGAATCCAGTTACTGAAATGGTGGCATTAATAGAGGTTAATAGAATGGTAGAAATGTATCAAAAGGTTATGACAGCTCATATGGATGATTTAAATCAAGAAGCTATTAATAAACTTGCAAGTGTTAAATAA
- the ftsZ gene encoding cell division protein FtsZ: MSEFLVEEMQHNKGAKIKVIGCGGGGGNMINHMVKMGLNDLDLIAANTDAQAISISLAKTKIQLGEKKTKGLGAGMLPEVGAESAKESFEEIKASLSQSDIVFIASGFGGGTGTGATPVIAQAAKEIGALTVSVVTMPFAFEGKQRKKLAENGLLELKKESDSILVIQNEKLLSIIDKKAGIKDAFKLVDDILARAVKGMVSILLDNGDINVDFADVRTIMSHRGLALMGVGSASGENAIEEALCNAIESPLLDGMDIKGAKGVILHFKTSSNCSLFEISAAANSIQEIVDENAKIIFGSTTDDSMEDKVEVTIIATGFEDKEAINQKAIENTQTSKKNPYLNLKKVSGGYDEEIMAQIETPTFLRRQMD; encoded by the coding sequence ATGAGTGAATTTTTGGTAGAAGAAATGCAACATAATAAAGGCGCAAAAATTAAAGTCATAGGATGTGGCGGTGGCGGTGGTAATATGATCAATCACATGGTTAAAATGGGATTAAATGATCTTGATTTGATTGCCGCAAATACTGATGCTCAAGCTATTTCAATTTCACTAGCAAAAACTAAAATTCAACTTGGTGAGAAAAAAACTAAAGGTTTGGGTGCTGGAATGCTTCCTGAAGTCGGAGCAGAAAGTGCTAAAGAAAGTTTTGAAGAAATAAAAGCTAGTTTAAGTCAAAGTGATATTGTATTTATTGCTTCAGGTTTTGGTGGAGGTACGGGAACAGGTGCTACTCCAGTTATTGCGCAAGCAGCTAAAGAAATTGGAGCCTTAACCGTTTCTGTGGTAACTATGCCTTTTGCCTTTGAAGGAAAGCAAAGAAAAAAACTTGCTGAAAATGGTCTCCTTGAGCTTAAAAAAGAGAGTGATTCTATCCTTGTTATTCAAAATGAAAAATTATTAAGTATTATTGATAAAAAAGCAGGTATTAAAGATGCTTTTAAATTAGTTGATGATATTTTGGCTCGTGCTGTAAAGGGTATGGTATCTATTTTGCTTGATAATGGTGATATTAATGTTGATTTTGCAGATGTTAGAACTATTATGAGTCATCGTGGTCTTGCGCTTATGGGTGTTGGTAGTGCTAGTGGTGAAAATGCTATAGAAGAAGCACTTTGTAATGCTATAGAATCTCCTTTGCTTGATGGAATGGATATTAAAGGTGCTAAAGGTGTTATTTTACATTTTAAAACAAGTTCTAATTGCTCTTTATTTGAAATTTCAGCAGCAGCAAACAGTATTCAAGAGATTGTTGATGAAAATGCAAAAATTATTTTTGGTTCTACTACAGATGATAGTATGGAAGACAAAGTAGAAGTAACTATTATTGCAACAGGCTTTGAAGATAAAGAAGCTATAAATCAAAAAGCCATTGAAAATACCCAAACTTCTAAAAAAAATCCTTATTTAAATCTTAAAAAAGTAAGTGGTGGTTATGATGAAGAAATAATGGCGCAAATTGAAACACCTACTTTCCTACGCCGTCAAATGGACTGA
- a CDS encoding acetate kinase: MKILVLNSGSSSIKFKFFDDKIVKASGLVEKIGEYNSKVVLKDTLNNHQFQRELNIKNHEEGLQIVNELFKESGILADVNMLDGCGHRIVHGGSNLSEHCLVDDYVLEEIDKVSVFAPLHNPAHLAGIKTMFKAAPNVLNVAVFDTTFHRSIPDFAHMYALPYEFYNKHGIRKYGFHGTSHAFVSTQAACMLQKDKNELNFISAHLGNGASVCAIKKGQSVDTSMGFTPLEGLIMGTRCGDIDPAILPFISRLEGLTIEEIDTLMNKKSGVYGICGFNDFRDIENQIKQDNDKARLALDMFCYRLVKYIGAYFAVLEQTDAIIFTGGIGENDSLVRQKVCEKLTHLGIELDFKLNEQRVAQARMINCTHSKVKILVVPTDEELEIARITEELISKK, translated from the coding sequence ATGAAAATTTTAGTTTTAAATTCAGGATCTTCATCGATCAAGTTTAAATTTTTTGATGATAAAATTGTTAAAGCCAGTGGTTTGGTTGAAAAAATTGGCGAATATAATTCAAAAGTTGTTTTAAAAGACACTTTAAATAATCATCAATTTCAAAGAGAGTTAAACATAAAGAACCATGAAGAGGGACTTCAAATTGTTAATGAACTTTTTAAAGAATCAGGTATTTTAGCAGATGTAAATATGCTTGATGGATGTGGACATCGTATAGTACATGGAGGAAGTAATTTAAGCGAACATTGTTTAGTGGATGATTATGTTCTTGAAGAAATTGATAAAGTAAGTGTTTTTGCACCTTTGCATAATCCTGCGCATTTAGCTGGAATAAAAACTATGTTTAAGGCTGCTCCTAATGTTCTTAATGTCGCTGTTTTTGATACAACATTTCATCGTAGTATTCCTGATTTTGCTCATATGTATGCTTTGCCTTACGAATTTTACAATAAGCATGGTATAAGAAAATATGGTTTTCATGGAACTTCTCATGCTTTTGTTAGCACTCAAGCAGCTTGTATGCTTCAAAAAGATAAAAATGAATTAAATTTTATTTCAGCTCATCTTGGAAATGGTGCAAGTGTGTGTGCTATAAAAAAGGGTCAAAGTGTAGATACATCTATGGGTTTTACTCCTCTTGAAGGTTTAATTATGGGGACGCGTTGCGGTGATATAGATCCTGCTATTTTACCTTTTATCAGTCGTCTTGAAGGTTTAACTATAGAAGAGATTGATACATTAATGAATAAAAAAAGCGGTGTTTATGGAATTTGTGGTTTTAATGATTTTAGGGATATAGAAAATCAAATCAAACAAGATAATGATAAGGCGCGTTTAGCATTGGATATGTTTTGTTATCGTCTTGTAAAATATATAGGTGCCTATTTTGCTGTGTTAGAGCAAACAGATGCTATTATTTTTACTGGAGGTATAGGGGAAAATGATAGTTTAGTACGTCAAAAAGTTTGTGAAAAATTAACTCATCTTGGTATAGAATTAGATTTTAAACTCAATGAGCAAAGGGTTGCACAAGCAAGAATGATTAATTGTACTCATTCTAAGGTGAAAATACTTGTTGTACCAACAGATGAGGAATTAGAAATTGCTAGAATTACAGAAGAGCTTATCAGTAAGAAATAA
- the glnA gene encoding type I glutamate--ammonia ligase yields MGKFVNNIDDFFSFCKQNEVIFVDFRFTDMIGTWHHITYNLDAISEETFKTGIPFDGSSIHGWQPIEKSDMILKPEVQSAFLDPFTADPTIIVFCDVYDIYKGQMYEKCPRSIAKKAMQYLQNSGIADTAYFGPENEFFIFDSVKIVDSAHCSKYEVDTEEGEWNDNREFSDSYNTGHRPRNKGGYFPVQPIDSLVDIRSEMVQTLHKVGLKTFVHHHEVAQGQAEIGVNFGTLVEAADNVQIYKYVIKMVAHLNGKTATFMPKPLYGDNGNGMHVHMSLWKEETNLFYDKDGYNGLSQTAINYIGGILKNARSVAAFTNPSSNSYKRIVPGFEAPCILTYSSQNRSASCRIPYGINKNSARIEIRFPDSTANPYLAFVSLLMAGLEGIKNKTIPVGPMEENLFDLTLDEIREKGIEQLPHTLRGSLEALIRHNAFLKPVMSDIFIDEYQHLKFKTQVWPIEARPTAYEFKTCYSC; encoded by the coding sequence ATGGGAAAATTTGTTAACAATATAGACGATTTTTTCAGCTTTTGCAAACAAAATGAAGTTATCTTTGTGGATTTCCGTTTTACAGATATGATAGGAACTTGGCATCATATCACTTATAATCTTGATGCTATTAGTGAAGAAACATTCAAAACTGGAATTCCTTTTGATGGAAGTTCAATTCATGGATGGCAACCTATTGAAAAATCAGATATGATTTTAAAACCTGAAGTTCAAAGTGCTTTTTTAGATCCTTTTACAGCTGATCCTACTATTATAGTATTTTGCGATGTCTATGATATCTATAAAGGTCAAATGTATGAAAAATGTCCAAGAAGTATAGCTAAAAAAGCTATGCAATACCTTCAAAATAGCGGCATAGCTGATACTGCTTATTTTGGACCTGAAAACGAATTTTTTATCTTTGACAGTGTCAAAATAGTTGATAGTGCTCATTGTTCTAAATATGAAGTAGATACTGAAGAAGGAGAATGGAATGATAATAGAGAATTTTCAGATAGCTATAACACAGGACATCGCCCTAGAAATAAAGGAGGATATTTTCCAGTTCAACCTATAGATTCTTTAGTAGATATTCGATCTGAAATGGTTCAAACACTTCACAAAGTAGGTCTTAAAACTTTTGTTCATCATCATGAAGTAGCTCAAGGACAAGCTGAAATAGGAGTAAATTTTGGAACCCTTGTAGAAGCAGCTGATAATGTACAAATTTATAAATACGTTATAAAAATGGTAGCTCACCTTAATGGCAAAACCGCAACATTTATGCCAAAACCTTTATATGGTGATAATGGAAATGGCATGCATGTACACATGAGTTTATGGAAAGAAGAAACTAATTTATTTTACGATAAAGATGGTTATAATGGGCTAAGTCAAACAGCTATAAATTATATAGGAGGAATTTTAAAAAATGCTAGAAGTGTTGCAGCCTTTACAAATCCAAGCTCTAATTCTTACAAAAGAATTGTTCCAGGCTTTGAAGCACCTTGCATTTTAACCTACTCTTCTCAAAATAGATCTGCAAGTTGTCGCATTCCTTATGGTATAAACAAAAATTCAGCTCGTATTGAAATTCGTTTCCCCGACAGCACTGCTAACCCTTATTTAGCTTTTGTAAGTCTTTTAATGGCAGGTCTTGAAGGAATTAAAAATAAAACCATTCCTGTAGGTCCTATGGAAGAAAATTTATTTGATCTAACCTTAGATGAAATTCGTGAAAAGGGCATAGAACAATTACCTCATACTTTAAGAGGAAGCCTTGAAGCACTCATTCGACACAATGCCTTTTTAAAGCCTGTAATGAGTGATATTTTTATAGATGAATACCAACATTTAAAATTTAAAACCCAAGTGTGGCCAATAGAAGCCCGTCCAACTGCTTATGAATTTAAAACTTGTTATTCTTGCTAA
- the ftsA gene encoding cell division protein FtsA: MILNILGIDLGSTQTCAIIAQKDEDGLKIIGFSKAKTNGVKKGAITNIELASKSIEEAVRNAEMMSGVHYDKVVVSISGAYTKSIDSIGVVNIPNYEIGIKEIHRAVSTAKHTANLPSGYEIIHVLPYNFKVNDLEHVDDPLGMSGNRLEVSTHIVISQESHIKNLKKAVELADLRVDNIVLSGYASAIACLDDSERELGAVLIDMGGAICDMVVHTGNSIRYNDCLQIGSINITQDLSMALHTPLKEAEKIKLNYAALSQQPNVLIQIPSMGDEKKVNEVSLDIISNVIYARAEETLMILAKILSDNRYANTIGGGVVLTGGMTKLAGIDELAPATFDNRSIRLATARKDLISGFNEIFNDPENTCAIGLCLYGAGYFTPYELDSNEKLRYKGEIENFNRQIKQNISLQKDAQSEIKSDFFDANLQENDTITIQEQLEFKEPKEKKPSVFSNIWHKIMNQF, from the coding sequence TTGATTTTGAATATATTAGGAATTGATTTAGGCTCAACTCAAACTTGTGCCATCATTGCTCAAAAAGATGAAGATGGGTTAAAAATTATTGGTTTTTCTAAAGCAAAAACTAATGGGGTGAAAAAAGGTGCTATTACTAATATAGAGTTAGCTTCTAAATCTATTGAAGAAGCTGTTAGAAATGCTGAAATGATGAGTGGTGTTCATTATGATAAGGTTGTCGTATCTATTTCTGGTGCTTATACTAAAAGTATTGATAGTATAGGGGTTGTAAATATTCCAAATTATGAAATAGGTATTAAAGAGATTCATCGTGCTGTAAGTACAGCTAAGCATACTGCGAATTTACCTAGTGGCTATGAAATTATTCATGTATTGCCTTATAATTTTAAAGTTAATGATCTTGAGCATGTTGATGATCCTTTGGGTATGAGCGGTAATCGTTTAGAGGTATCAACCCATATAGTAATTTCTCAAGAATCTCATATTAAAAATCTTAAAAAGGCTGTTGAATTAGCTGATTTGAGAGTTGATAATATAGTTCTTTCAGGATATGCTTCAGCTATAGCTTGTTTGGATGATAGTGAAAGAGAATTAGGAGCAGTTTTAATAGATATGGGTGGAGCTATTTGTGATATGGTTGTACATACTGGAAATTCCATTCGTTACAATGATTGTTTGCAAATTGGTTCTATTAATATTACTCAAGATTTATCTATGGCTTTGCATACTCCTTTAAAAGAAGCAGAAAAAATTAAACTTAATTATGCAGCTCTTTCTCAGCAACCTAATGTTTTAATACAAATTCCATCAATGGGTGATGAAAAAAAAGTTAATGAAGTTTCTTTGGATATTATTTCTAATGTCATTTATGCAAGAGCAGAAGAGACTTTAATGATTTTGGCCAAGATTTTAAGTGATAATCGTTATGCAAATACTATAGGTGGAGGAGTAGTTTTAACTGGAGGAATGACTAAATTAGCTGGAATTGACGAATTAGCTCCTGCAACTTTTGATAACCGTTCAATCAGACTTGCTACTGCAAGAAAGGATTTAATTAGTGGCTTTAATGAAATTTTTAATGATCCTGAAAATACTTGCGCTATAGGACTTTGTTTATATGGAGCAGGTTATTTTACACCTTATGAGCTTGATTCTAATGAAAAATTAAGATATAAAGGTGAAATTGAAAATTTTAATCGTCAAATTAAACAAAATATTTCTTTGCAAAAAGATGCACAAAGTGAAATAAAATCTGATTTTTTTGATGCAAATTTGCAAGAAAATGATACAATTACAATACAAGAACAACTAGAATTTAAAGAGCCAAAGGAAAAAAAACCTAGTGTTTTTTCAAATATATGGCATAAAATTATGAATCAATTTTAA
- a CDS encoding peptidylprolyl isomerase, with protein MLTWMQHHKKYLIITIWVSTIAFVGAGFLGWGAYDFNLNRSSSVASVGSEKISFSEFDTRYKQVLAYYNQISSGALTQENAEQLGLKNMALSSLIEEKLLLNFAKDLGISVNEKEIVQKLLSVKEFQNINGDFNKTIYYELLNANNLAPKDYEMQLGNEIIINKLDQIFNIPSKDEELKMLGSSYFMQDELSIAKIDYEEKNIQINEEELKKLWNEHKEDYKTQKMYEISTYFLPPNEQKIDDKELENFYNQEENKLKYKDTSGKIMDFQTAKNEVFKDYTLMRLKNIANSKFLDLKNQKDSFQKDLNISESDISYPIDLLNKAKNADILRPMPYNNGYIIIRLNKIDPIRNKTFEEAREEVLPMYLSEQARKKLEEKAKKNLAHFQGDNIGFVTRDSSRENVKLDDKLLNDSEFAYFLINVFNSDQNSSYVPINDTKAILYRINKQKLDISSDKFRQYKIMLEQNLQNLKASELKQELIDKLKKIYPIKIYYKGN; from the coding sequence ATGCTTACTTGGATGCAACACCACAAAAAATATCTTATTATTACTATATGGGTTAGTACTATAGCTTTTGTTGGAGCAGGATTTTTAGGTTGGGGTGCTTATGATTTTAATCTTAATCGTAGTTCTAGTGTTGCAAGTGTAGGTAGTGAAAAAATATCTTTTAGTGAGTTTGATACTCGATATAAACAGGTCTTAGCTTATTATAATCAAATAAGTAGCGGTGCCTTAACTCAAGAAAATGCTGAACAATTGGGTCTGAAAAATATGGCTTTAAGTTCACTTATTGAAGAAAAACTTTTATTAAATTTTGCTAAAGATTTGGGTATTAGTGTAAATGAAAAAGAAATTGTGCAAAAACTTTTAAGTGTTAAGGAATTTCAAAATATTAATGGAGATTTTAATAAAACCATTTATTATGAGCTTTTAAATGCTAATAATTTAGCACCAAAAGATTATGAAATGCAGCTTGGAAACGAAATAATTATAAATAAATTAGATCAAATTTTTAATATTCCTAGTAAAGATGAAGAATTAAAAATGTTAGGTTCTAGTTATTTTATGCAAGATGAATTAAGTATTGCAAAGATTGATTATGAAGAAAAAAATATTCAAATTAATGAAGAAGAATTAAAAAAACTTTGGAATGAACATAAAGAAGATTATAAAACTCAAAAAATGTATGAAATTTCTACTTATTTTTTGCCTCCTAATGAACAAAAAATTGATGATAAGGAATTAGAAAATTTTTATAATCAAGAAGAAAATAAATTAAAATATAAAGATACTTCAGGTAAGATAATGGATTTTCAAACAGCTAAGAATGAGGTATTTAAAGATTATACTTTAATGCGTTTAAAAAATATTGCTAATTCCAAATTTTTAGATTTAAAAAATCAAAAGGATAGTTTTCAAAAAGATCTAAATATTAGTGAATCAGATATTTCATATCCTATTGATCTTTTAAATAAGGCTAAAAATGCAGATATTTTAAGACCAATGCCTTATAATAATGGATATATTATAATTCGTCTAAATAAAATAGATCCTATTAGAAATAAAACTTTTGAAGAAGCAAGAGAAGAAGTTTTACCTATGTATTTGAGCGAACAAGCTAGAAAAAAATTAGAAGAAAAAGCTAAAAAGAATTTAGCACATTTTCAAGGAGATAATATAGGTTTTGTTACTCGTGATAGTTCTCGTGAGAATGTAAAGCTTGATGATAAATTGCTTAATGATTCTGAATTTGCTTATTTTTTAATTAATGTGTTTAATTCGGATCAAAATAGTTCTTATGTACCCATAAATGACACAAAAGCTATACTTTATAGAATAAATAAACAAAAATTAGATATCAGTTCTGATAAATTTAGACAATATAAAATTATGTTGGAGCAAAATTTACAAAACTTAAAAGCAAGCGAACTTAAGCAAGAACTTATTGATAAACTTAAAAAAATATATCCAATAAAAATTTATTATAAAGGGAATTGA